DNA from Solanum stenotomum isolate F172 chromosome 3, ASM1918654v1, whole genome shotgun sequence:
TTCCTTTACTTTCTCAAGACATTAGTGACATGACACATCCGCAAATGATGCATACCTCTTTGATCATGAAATTTTCTGAGTCTATACTAGTAAAGTTAAAGGTGTAATCATATTAATTGTATCTTTTTCCTTGCAGTGACATGGAATGTTATTTGCACGTATTCACAGTTCTTAGCTCAGAGGACACCGACTTGTTGTGTCTCACTGTCCTCTTTCTACAACAACACAATTATAAACTGTCCGACTTGCACATGTGGTTGCCAAAATAACATAACACAACCGGGAACATGTGTAGAGTGAGCAGACACTATCTTTAAACTCATATTCTCCCTTTCTTTTTTGTTCAAGTTTCGGGAAGTTCTTAATATTCATTTGATGTTTATTTTATGTTCTCTGACAGGCCGGACTCTCCTTATTTAGCCTCAACACTTCTAAGTTCCGGAAAAGATGATGACAGTCCTGTGGTCCTATGTACTAAACATATGTGTCCGATTAGAGTTCATTGGCATATTAAGACCAATTATAAAGCTTACTGGAGagtaaaaattacaataacaaATTTTAACTACAAAATGAACTATTCCCAGTGGAATCTTGTTGTTCAACACCCCAACTTTGAGAATCTCACGCAGATATTCAGCTTTAATTATGAGCCACTGCTCCCGTATGGTTCCATTAGTGAGTACTCTTTTCCCTTGACAATGAAATACAACTTTCGTATACATTTGAGCTTTCTAACTGATTTCATCTTCTTCAGATGATACTGCTATGTTTTGGGGAATCCAATATTACAATGATCAACTAATGCAGGGTGGACCTTCTGGAAATGTGCAATCAGAGATCATACTTCAGAAAGATAAATTGAAGTTTACCTTTGAAAAGGGATGGGCTTTCCCTCGAAAGGTTTACTTTAATGGCGATAACTGTGTTATGCCACCTCCCGATGCTTATCCATACCTACCAAATGCTAGTGCCTACAGTAGGCTTACTCTACTGCACTCTTTGGCTGCAATTTTGGTATCTCTTGTTCTATTATATTCACATAACTTGTAAAGTTAAAAGAAAGATATACAATTGAAGAGTTTAATTGCTTCCAATGAAGAGAATTTCCTAGCCTTGTTTATATCAACATGAAATATCTTCAGTAAAATTTAAAAGCATCACTTCTGCAACTTCACCCTGAGGTTCCAAAATGTGAAGGTTTACTTGTGATTTTGTAGATGTAAGTTATGTAACCATTGACTTGGTGTGTTCCAGTTCGATTGCTCGAGGTTCAACATGTACATTGTATTGGTGTGTTGGTGCACTAGACCATGAGAATTTTGATGTACACTATTGGGTGATGTTCAGAGAActtcatatttttatatatatataacaaaaatctTATATATAAGGAAAATGTTATCTCTAGTTATACAATAAAATGCACAAGGTTCCATTTCACTATTCTCTCTGCATGCATACAATATATAACAACCTAAGCCAGCTCTTGTTGATGGAACACAATCTAAATATCATGAGAAGCACCAGTAGAATATGTGTTGCTGCCATCGTTCCGGGTAGTGTTTAGTCATAAGCCTGTCTCTTTTGGTCTTCACTTGGTTTTATCCATTACCAAGTGAGGAGAATCATCAAAATAGTGCAAATCGCaatgtttgaaaatgaaaatggtCTTTTTTCAGCAGA
Protein-coding regions in this window:
- the LOC125859535 gene encoding COBRA-like protein 1, translating into MEVCLCSISRSSINKFGSYAILIALLFSLMCFTSTDAYDSLDPNGNITVKWDIKSWTPDGYIAVVTIYNFQKYRHIQTPGWQLGWTWAKKEIIWSAAGGQATEQGDCSKFKGSIPHCCKRDPFIVDLLPGTPYNQQISNCCRGGVISSWVQDPEKAVSAFQITVGQAGTSNKTVRLPKNFTLKAPGHGYTCGPAMKGKPTKFLTPDGRRFTQALMTWNVICTYSQFLAQRTPTCCVSLSSFYNNTIINCPTCTCGCQNNITQPGTCVEPDSPYLASTLLSSGKDDDSPVVLCTKHMCPIRVHWHIKTNYKAYWRVKITITNFNYKMNYSQWNLVVQHPNFENLTQIFSFNYEPLLPYGSINDTAMFWGIQYYNDQLMQGGPSGNVQSEIILQKDKLKFTFEKGWAFPRKVYFNGDNCVMPPPDAYPYLPNASAYSRLTLLHSLAAILVSLVLLYSHNL